A region of Salvia splendens isolate huo1 chromosome 17, SspV2, whole genome shotgun sequence DNA encodes the following proteins:
- the LOC121774492 gene encoding eukaryotic translation initiation factor 3 subunit A-like — protein MRRASANALREQDDKRVEARIDRLEKALLSAIEKTNPPASREKEKTPGPGEAPPQQYYGPQEGNYQAQNNMQSNNDVVHKLQDAQLEQKSAMDMLTKQLSQIATSLNEMRGNEGKIPASMNEETPPAEGKEGKNSVPEPGNSKIGSTVRGDDLREGDLGKPLPSVAEPFFLDPEPEAENEVVRKETVELSAGGSTSAGKQVKPFPYRGEAKKNKDEPEYLETELMQEQIDNSELSHYIDREVAGWCEAMHTRELTDEELAEKAPAHTTKAGNPTTAAGSDAAALIDDLIRRFRSKEEAPVHAEVQEPEEGDLKGVVDLVDDPEDEDSSVDQREARRRARRCLRDEIDDLAQPTEKEFLAPGAEGKQEEETPGSDGEEDEKEERRLAAERKCKGKHAATPQPKKSKKIASVKNDEAPLPAPAKVPYANEQVGPSPASESEDEEEESESEPPQRTTPVWLPRGPDSELIPPDDQFGSNWLDPEWIKRPTCGSEAELGNCA, from the exons ATGAGGAGAGCGTCAGCGAATGCGCTGAGGGAGCAAGATGACAAAAGGGTCGAGgcgagaatagataggcttgagaaagcactcttGAGTGCAATCGAGAAGACCAACCCACCAGCCTCACGTGAGAAAGAGAAAACTCCGGGTCCAGGAGAAGCTCCACCCCAGCAATACTATGGCCCTCAAGAGGGGaattaccaggcccag AATAACATGCAatccaacaatgacgtggtgcataagcttcaagacgctcagttGGAGCAGAAGTCAGCAATGGACATGTTGACAaagcaattgtcccagatcGCAACCTCCTTGAACGAGATGCGAGGGAACGAAGGaaagattcctgcctca ATGAATGAAGAAACACCTCCCGCGGAAGGCAAGGAAGGGAAGAACTCAGTTCCTGAACCTGGAAATTCGAAGATAGGGAGTACTGTAAGAGGAGATGACCTTCGGGAAGGTGACCTGGGGAAACCGCTACCTAGTGTGGCTGAACcgtttttcctagacccagagccagaaGCGGAAAATGAAGTAGTGAGGAAGGAAACGGTCGAGCTTTCAGCTGGAGGGTCTACAAGTGCAGGGAAGCAAGTGAAACCATTTCCGTACCGAGGAGAGGCTAAGAAGAATAAGGATGAACCG GAGTATCTTGAGACCGAGTTGATGCAGGAGCAAATTGATAATTCAGAGTTAAGTCACTAtattgacagagaggtagctgGATGGTGTGAGGCAATGCATACAAGGGAACTAACGGATGAGGAGCTGGCCGAA AAGGCACCCGCTCACACCACGAAGGCTGGGAATCCCACCACCGCCGCAGGTTCCGACGCGGCGGCGCTCATAGATGATTTGATACGAAGATTCAGAAGTAAGGAAGAGGCCCCCGTTCATGCTGAGGTACAGGAGCCCGAGGAAGgagacctaaagggagttgtgGATCTGGTAGACGATCCAGAGGACGAGGACTCGTCAGTAGACCAGCGAGAGGCCAGACGAAGGGCCAGAAGGTGCTTGCGGGACGAGATAGATGATCTCGCCCAGCCTACGGAGAAGGAGTTCCTTGCCCCAGGGGCAGAGGGCAAGCAGGAGGAGGAGACTCCTGGGTCTGACGGGGAGGAGGATGAAAAGGAAGAACGCCGCTTGGCTGCGGAACGAAAGTGCAAAGGGAAACATGCGGCCACTCCCCAGCCCAAGAAGTCCAAGAAGATTGCATCCGTCAAGAACGATGAGGCTCCACTCCCCGCTCCAGCCAAGGTTCCTTACGCCAATGAGCAAGTCGGTCCTAGCCCGGCCAGCGAGTCTGAGGATGAAGAGGAAGAAAGTGAAAGTGAACCGCCCCAACGTACCACCccagtctggctcccgcgggggccagactcAGAATTGATACCCCCCGATGACCAA TTTGGTTCGAATTGGTTGGATccagagtggattaagcgtccgacgtgtggatctgaagcagaGTTGGGGAATTGTGCATGA